In one window of Lacticaseibacillus casei DSM 20011 = JCM 1134 = ATCC 393 DNA:
- a CDS encoding alpha/beta hydrolase produces the protein MRLIKRLLLVVVILLVGLAPGTQLVEADTTPTIFVHGYRGTAFSTDQLIEGAEAAGVAKRSMVITVSPTGQLDVRGTLHTTAAPIIQVIFQNNTAGEEVDSQWLAKIFTMLHERYGVVKLNAVGHSMGAYAVIAAAMAQTPIELEKVVAIAGPYDGLLGWNDQPHQLQLAADGRPNLIRPEYARLLKNRTHFRAKSVLNIYGNVQDGTDTDTVVSVNSALSLGYLLRGLTKYQTLEVTGPHAQHSQLHEHNVTVDRAMLQFIWGK, from the coding sequence ATGCGTTTAATTAAACGGTTATTGCTGGTCGTGGTGATTTTACTCGTTGGGCTGGCGCCAGGCACGCAATTGGTGGAAGCGGACACGACACCGACCATTTTCGTTCATGGTTATCGGGGTACGGCTTTTTCAACCGATCAGCTGATTGAAGGCGCCGAAGCTGCGGGGGTAGCTAAACGCAGTATGGTGATTACGGTAAGTCCAACGGGTCAGTTAGATGTTCGTGGTACGTTACACACCACTGCTGCGCCGATTATTCAAGTGATTTTTCAAAACAACACTGCTGGCGAGGAAGTAGATAGTCAGTGGCTGGCTAAAATTTTTACGATGCTGCATGAGCGCTATGGCGTGGTGAAGTTAAACGCCGTGGGTCATAGTATGGGTGCCTATGCCGTCATTGCGGCGGCGATGGCGCAAACACCGATTGAATTGGAAAAAGTCGTTGCGATCGCCGGCCCGTACGACGGCTTGCTCGGCTGGAATGACCAGCCACATCAGTTACAGCTTGCAGCAGATGGGCGGCCGAACCTGATTCGCCCGGAGTATGCGCGGCTATTGAAGAATCGTACACATTTTCGCGCTAAGTCGGTGTTGAATATTTACGGCAATGTTCAAGACGGTACGGATACCGATACTGTTGTGAGCGTCAACTCTGCCTTGAGCTTAGGCTATCTGCTTCGTGGCCTCACCAAGTATCAGACACTTGAAGTCACTGGCCCCCATGCCCAACACAGCCAGCTCCATGAACACAATGTGACGGTCGACCGCGCGATGTTGCAGTTTATCTGGGGAAAATAG
- a CDS encoding acyltransferase family protein: MVEQRTPAFTLDYLRRLVYGGTELNGYLSVFWFMTVYAFSSLLFSLLRGYMPKVWQEAVLMAGLFWLGFSYPNAEAALGFPIPGNLDLVLVALPYMFVGWWLFHYARQIVTKPWFMVVAVGLFAVLFTAQSRGQIDFLLYMKSHHLTDPLLAGWAPVIICGGLFAGAKIVSGTFAGNWLDRIGRSTLPIMYGHKAVGYVLEKFGDPNILVLVIAGVTIPLFLAYAGRCVRERWQGGGLYAFN; this comes from the coding sequence GTGGTTGAGCAACGCACGCCTGCATTTACCCTGGATTATTTGCGGCGACTGGTTTATGGCGGAACCGAACTGAATGGTTATTTATCGGTCTTTTGGTTTATGACAGTTTATGCCTTCAGTAGTTTGCTGTTTAGTCTATTACGTGGCTATATGCCAAAAGTCTGGCAAGAGGCGGTTTTAATGGCCGGACTTTTCTGGTTAGGGTTCAGTTATCCTAACGCTGAGGCAGCTTTAGGATTTCCGATTCCAGGCAACCTTGATTTAGTACTGGTTGCTTTGCCGTATATGTTTGTCGGCTGGTGGTTATTCCATTATGCCCGGCAAATTGTCACCAAGCCGTGGTTTATGGTGGTCGCTGTCGGCCTTTTCGCAGTGCTGTTTACTGCCCAGTCGCGTGGCCAAATCGACTTTTTGCTTTATATGAAATCCCATCACTTAACTGATCCACTTCTGGCGGGATGGGCGCCAGTCATTATCTGCGGTGGTTTATTTGCTGGAGCCAAAATAGTGTCAGGAACTTTTGCAGGAAACTGGTTAGATCGCATTGGCCGTAGTACACTACCTATAATGTATGGTCATAAAGCGGTCGGCTATGTTTTGGAGAAGTTCGGTGATCCTAATATACTTGTGCTGGTGATTGCCGGTGTCACGATTCCTCTTTTCCTTGCTTATGCGGGCCGCTGCGTTCGGGAACGTTGGCAAGGCGGGGGATTATATGCGTTTAATTAA
- a CDS encoding acyltransferase family protein, with protein sequence MNTEGAFQNVKVQSTHQRIEWIDVAKGLGIIAVVLGHFYPRNTTFYESLYWWHMPLFFMIGGFFVKPTTLPTLRDYLRRRFWPMFKQYFGYGVGLILLNLWLSNARLHLPWIICGDWFMAEPN encoded by the coding sequence ATGAATACGGAAGGGGCGTTTCAAAACGTGAAAGTCCAATCGACGCATCAACGCATTGAATGGATTGATGTTGCCAAAGGCCTCGGAATCATTGCAGTTGTGTTGGGGCATTTCTATCCGCGCAATACAACGTTTTATGAAAGCTTATATTGGTGGCATATGCCATTGTTCTTTATGATTGGCGGTTTCTTCGTCAAGCCGACAACGTTGCCGACTTTAAGAGATTATCTGAGGCGACGGTTCTGGCCAATGTTCAAGCAGTATTTTGGATACGGCGTGGGGCTGATTTTGCTGAATTTGTGGTTGAGCAACGCACGCCTGCATTTACCCTGGATTATTTGCGGCGACTGGTTTATGGCGGAACCGAACTGA
- a CDS encoding MDR family MFS transporter, translated as MLTPTDVNGHPYNRLLLVITLLIGTFTTFLTQTILTTAYPTLMADFHISASAVQWLTTGFMLIMGIMIPVSAWLLDKFNVKHLYLTAMTIFFLGSLICWLAGDFQMLLAGRLIQAIGVGMSMPTFQTVMFTIFPPEKRGSAMGLAGIVIGLAPAIGPTLSGWILLHHTWRALFAVIMPIAAGVVLLATYSMRKVLPTSHPKIDVPSIIASTLGFGGLLYGFSTVGDAGWTDTQVLISLAIGIIFVALFCWRQLHLKTPLLELRVFKSKTFTLSVILTAVAFMSMVGVEMVLPMYIQTIRGESAFHSGMILFPGAIMMGIMSPITGRIFDRIGAKRLAVAGLFLLVTGTLPLMTLTETTPLIYITTVYTVRMFGITMVTMPVTTAGMNALPTHLINHGTAVNNTIRQVAASIGTAILVSVLSVVTKGATPAASGKALDPIDYANALHQATLAGYRAAFAVSLVMAALGLILSFFLKNDAMDRRDAS; from the coding sequence TTGTTGACACCAACTGATGTTAATGGGCATCCATATAATCGTTTGCTACTTGTCATCACCCTATTGATCGGCACGTTTACGACCTTCTTAACTCAAACCATTCTCACCACGGCTTATCCGACACTGATGGCTGATTTTCATATTAGCGCCAGCGCGGTTCAGTGGCTGACAACCGGCTTCATGTTAATTATGGGTATCATGATTCCGGTTTCCGCGTGGCTGTTGGACAAATTCAACGTCAAACACCTTTATTTGACGGCCATGACCATTTTCTTCTTAGGTTCGCTGATTTGCTGGCTTGCCGGCGATTTTCAGATGCTGCTGGCCGGCCGCCTCATCCAGGCGATTGGTGTCGGCATGTCCATGCCCACCTTTCAGACCGTGATGTTCACTATCTTCCCGCCGGAAAAACGCGGCAGCGCCATGGGCTTAGCGGGCATCGTCATTGGCTTGGCGCCGGCAATCGGTCCGACGCTTTCCGGCTGGATTTTGCTGCATCATACCTGGCGTGCGTTATTCGCCGTCATCATGCCAATTGCTGCCGGGGTTGTGTTACTGGCCACTTACAGCATGCGGAAAGTTTTGCCGACGTCACATCCCAAGATTGACGTGCCATCGATTATTGCTTCGACGCTTGGGTTTGGCGGCTTATTGTATGGCTTCTCAACAGTCGGCGATGCCGGCTGGACGGACACTCAGGTTCTGATCAGTCTCGCGATTGGCATTATCTTTGTCGCCTTGTTCTGCTGGCGGCAACTGCATCTCAAAACACCGCTACTGGAATTGCGAGTCTTTAAATCCAAGACCTTCACGTTAAGTGTCATTTTGACCGCGGTCGCCTTTATGTCGATGGTCGGGGTTGAAATGGTGCTGCCGATGTATATTCAGACAATTCGTGGCGAAAGTGCCTTTCATTCCGGGATGATTTTGTTCCCGGGGGCAATTATGATGGGGATCATGAGTCCGATCACCGGCCGGATTTTCGATCGAATTGGCGCCAAACGTTTGGCTGTCGCTGGCCTGTTTCTGCTGGTCACCGGCACCTTGCCGTTGATGACGTTAACTGAAACCACGCCGCTGATTTATATCACGACAGTTTATACCGTGCGGATGTTCGGGATCACCATGGTCACTATGCCGGTCACGACTGCCGGGATGAACGCCTTACCGACGCATTTAATAAACCACGGAACGGCCGTGAACAACACGATTCGGCAAGTGGCGGCATCAATTGGGACCGCGATCCTGGTCTCTGTTTTGTCGGTCGTCACCAAGGGCGCAACGCCGGCAGCTAGCGGCAAGGCCCTTGATCCAATTGATTACGCCAACGCGCTACATCAGGCCACCTTGGCTGGCTATCGGGCGGCTTTTGCCGTTTCGTTGGTCATGGCAGCGCTAGGCTTAATACTGAGCTTCTTCTTGAAAAATGACGCCATGGATCGGAGGGACGCCTCATGA
- a CDS encoding DUF4811 domain-containing protein — MIILLLIIGAIAFFWAVVLMKPSRQRPLAIIVSGLLVLGPIALLSVNDLYHVGFTIDETTELQPLAPMNDQLQIISQPIGTAKKHIAYRYRISGDAIDHTVKPSATIKTKLKHGTIPQVAVTEQKLKYSNVFAAIMFAGSGEQGKTIGKVYTFTLPSNWQVVKSPKS; from the coding sequence ATGATTATCTTATTGTTGATCATCGGTGCCATCGCCTTTTTCTGGGCTGTCGTGTTAATGAAACCCAGCCGCCAGCGGCCATTAGCCATCATTGTGAGTGGCTTGCTGGTTTTAGGCCCGATTGCTTTGTTGAGTGTGAATGATCTTTACCATGTTGGGTTTACGATTGACGAAACCACCGAGTTGCAACCACTGGCACCCATGAATGACCAATTGCAGATTATCAGCCAGCCCATCGGTACGGCTAAAAAACATATTGCTTACCGCTACCGGATTTCCGGCGACGCCATCGATCACACAGTCAAGCCAAGTGCCACCATCAAGACGAAACTGAAACACGGCACCATTCCGCAAGTCGCTGTCACCGAGCAGAAACTCAAATACAGCAACGTCTTTGCCGCCATCATGTTTGCCGGCTCCGGGGAACAAGGCAAAACCATCGGCAAGGTCTACACCTTCACCCTACCAAGCAACTGGCAGGTTGTTAAATCACCTAAGAGTTAG
- a CDS encoding Maf family protein, whose translation MIILASHSPRRQELLKRIIPSFESHPAAINERALPVLAPPEYVQSLAKAKGESLVPSYPGSTIIAADTMVAFQGKLLGKPHSRQEAKQMITALGGQTHQVYTGLWVRLDNGTVRQQVVGTDVTFWPLEEAEIESYLQEDAYQDKAGAYGIQDAGALLVKSIHGDFYNVMGLPISTLYRMLLA comes from the coding sequence ATGATCATATTGGCAAGTCACTCACCGCGGCGGCAGGAATTGCTCAAGCGAATTATTCCCAGTTTTGAGAGCCATCCGGCCGCGATTAATGAGCGGGCGCTGCCGGTTTTAGCGCCGCCGGAATATGTCCAGAGTCTCGCGAAGGCAAAAGGCGAATCGCTGGTGCCCAGCTATCCGGGTTCTACGATTATCGCGGCAGATACTATGGTGGCGTTTCAGGGCAAATTGCTGGGCAAGCCGCATAGCCGGCAAGAAGCCAAGCAGATGATCACCGCACTTGGCGGCCAAACCCATCAAGTGTATACCGGCTTATGGGTACGTTTGGATAATGGCACGGTGCGCCAACAAGTCGTAGGCACCGACGTCACCTTCTGGCCACTTGAGGAAGCAGAAATCGAGTCCTATTTGCAGGAAGATGCTTATCAAGACAAGGCCGGTGCTTACGGGATTCAAGATGCCGGAGCCTTGCTGGTTAAGTCCATTCACGGCGACTTTTACAATGTGATGGGTCTACCGATCAGCACGTTGTATCGCATGTTGTTGGCTTAG
- the mutL gene encoding DNA mismatch repair endonuclease MutL, protein MPKIHQLSATLSNQIAAGEVIERPASVVKELVENSIDAQATQIDVKVSAAGLQKIQVSDNGVGIDPDDVATAFLRHATSKILTTRDLFNVHSLGFRGEALASIAAVADVTLTTATDSGIGAKIHVKGGKVEDQTTAAHRRGTDVEVSDLFFNTPARLKYMKSQQTELGKIVDIVSRLALANPSIAFTVSHDGNMVVRTAGQGDLRQTLAGIYGLPVARSMVDFQAQDLDFQVSGLTSLPETTRASRNYLSLVVNGRYIKNFQLTKAVIAGYGSKLMVGRYPMGVITIQMDAALVDVNVHPTKAEVRLSKEDQLSHLLSEAIRSRLAKENLIPDALDNLPKREHYDLDQLELTLNKISPKTAAPTPPQGTELREETHDQPVNTPQAGSTPSAETAPDLTMDDLDDRPIFSEPQRLAAWDQRYQQLDANVAPALVEDLPAQDLKRNEPAERFPDLTYLAQVHGTYLLAESSDGLYILDQHAAQERVNYEFYRQEIGKVSTDQQHLLVPIVLDYSAADAIDIRTHRDVLESVGLYLEDFGQNSFVVEHHPTWFKAGQEEDTIKEMVDWVLRDGKITVAAFREKTAIMMSCKRAIKANHHLDDKQARALIQKLPQCENPFNCPHGRPVLVHFSNTDLEKMFKRIQDSHESGEMQA, encoded by the coding sequence ATGCCAAAAATTCATCAGCTATCGGCCACGTTAAGTAATCAGATTGCTGCCGGGGAAGTCATTGAACGCCCGGCCAGCGTGGTAAAAGAATTAGTGGAAAACAGCATCGATGCCCAGGCAACCCAGATTGACGTGAAGGTGTCAGCAGCTGGCTTGCAGAAAATTCAGGTCAGCGACAACGGGGTCGGGATTGATCCTGACGATGTTGCGACCGCCTTTTTGCGCCATGCGACGAGCAAAATTCTGACGACGCGGGATTTGTTTAATGTGCATTCGTTAGGGTTTCGCGGTGAAGCTTTGGCCAGTATTGCGGCGGTTGCCGATGTCACGTTAACGACGGCGACAGATTCTGGCATCGGCGCCAAGATTCACGTGAAGGGTGGCAAAGTCGAGGATCAAACTACGGCGGCGCATCGCCGGGGCACGGATGTTGAAGTGTCTGATCTGTTCTTCAATACACCAGCGCGCCTGAAGTACATGAAGTCACAGCAGACCGAGCTTGGGAAAATTGTCGATATCGTTAGTCGGCTGGCCTTGGCTAATCCCAGCATTGCTTTTACGGTGTCGCACGATGGCAATATGGTCGTTCGGACTGCGGGTCAAGGCGATCTGCGGCAGACGCTTGCGGGAATCTATGGCTTGCCAGTAGCGCGGTCGATGGTTGACTTTCAGGCGCAGGATCTTGATTTTCAAGTGAGTGGGTTAACCAGTTTGCCAGAAACCACGCGGGCCTCGCGCAATTACTTGAGCCTGGTCGTCAATGGTCGTTATATCAAGAATTTTCAGCTCACCAAAGCCGTGATTGCCGGTTACGGCTCCAAGCTCATGGTCGGGCGGTATCCGATGGGTGTCATCACGATTCAGATGGATGCAGCCTTGGTCGATGTCAACGTGCATCCGACGAAAGCGGAAGTGCGTCTGAGCAAGGAAGATCAGCTCAGCCATCTGCTGAGTGAAGCGATTCGGAGTCGGTTAGCAAAAGAAAATCTCATTCCAGACGCGTTGGATAACCTGCCTAAACGTGAGCACTATGACCTGGATCAGCTGGAATTAACGCTGAATAAAATCAGCCCGAAAACAGCTGCACCAACGCCGCCGCAGGGAACTGAACTACGCGAAGAAACCCATGACCAGCCTGTAAATACGCCTCAAGCTGGATCAACGCCGTCTGCCGAGACAGCGCCGGACTTAACCATGGATGATTTGGATGATCGGCCAATCTTTAGCGAACCGCAACGGCTGGCTGCGTGGGATCAGCGTTATCAGCAGTTGGATGCCAATGTAGCGCCAGCGCTGGTGGAAGACTTGCCAGCGCAAGATCTGAAGCGGAACGAACCAGCTGAGCGATTTCCGGATTTAACGTATTTGGCGCAGGTTCACGGCACTTACTTGCTAGCTGAGTCCAGCGACGGTCTGTATATTTTGGATCAGCATGCCGCGCAGGAGCGGGTCAACTACGAATTTTATCGTCAGGAAATCGGCAAAGTCAGCACCGATCAGCAACACTTATTAGTGCCGATTGTCCTGGATTATTCCGCCGCCGATGCGATTGATATTCGGACGCACCGCGATGTTTTGGAATCAGTCGGCCTGTATCTGGAAGACTTCGGCCAAAATAGTTTTGTAGTTGAACATCACCCGACTTGGTTTAAAGCCGGCCAGGAAGAGGATACGATCAAGGAAATGGTGGATTGGGTGCTGCGCGACGGTAAAATTACGGTGGCGGCGTTTCGGGAAAAAACCGCCATCATGATGAGCTGTAAACGGGCCATCAAGGCTAATCATCATTTGGACGACAAGCAGGCGCGCGCACTGATTCAAAAGCTGCCGCAATGCGAGAATCCGTTTAATTGCCCGCATGGCCGGCCGGTTCTGGTGCACTTTTCCAATACAGATCTGGAGAAAATGTTCAAACGGATTCAAGATAGTCATGAAAGCGGGGAAATGCAGGCATGA
- the mutS gene encoding DNA mismatch repair protein MutS: MPQKTSDTPMMQQYNAIKAQYPDAFLFYRIGDFYELFNDDAIKGAQLLELTLTARNKSADDPIPMAGVPHHAVQSYVDILIDHGYKVAICEQMEDPKKAVGMVKRAVIQLITPGTNVDIKAGAAKTNNYITAVLPHAGGYAFAYGDVSTGELKVTDLKSKFALENELSALATKEIVVPEDLTDDDAAMLKKGERLLSVQPDSQPTSEGSYVSQDLTDPAEAAVVQMLMAYLLNTQKRSLAHIQKAVAYQPSAYLEMDQDARSNLDILQNSRTGRKGDTLLSLLDATKTAMGGRLLKQWLERPLLDIGAISVRQNQVQDLLDHFFERSELQERLTKVYDLERLAGRVAFGTVNGRDLIQLQTSLDQVPAIQDVLSKLDDGSFKALRGKIDPVSDVAGLIRRAIEPEPPISVTDGGLILRGYNKKLDEYRDAMKNSKQWIAELEASERKATGIHNLKIRYNKVFGYFIEVTKSNLDKVPEGRYERKQTLTNAERFITPELKEKETLILEAQESSTALEYDLFQDIRDQVKAQIKRLQALAAQISALDVLQSFATVAENNHYVRPTMHAGTHDINVKGGRHPVVEHVLGQDSYIPNDVIMDQDTDMLLITGPNMSGKSTYMRQLALIVIMAQAGSFVPADAADLPIFDQIFTRIGAADDLANGESTFMVEMLEANAALSHATASSLILFDEIGRGTATYDGMALAQAIIEYLHDHVHAKTLFSTHYHELTSLSDSLAKLKNVHVGAVEEHGNLVFLHKMMPGPADKSYGIHVAKLAGLPSDLLNRADAILKQLEAATPEKTVPAAPSQVTDQQLSLFEEPKPQPKNSPILAKLAKFDLMDATPMDAMNLIFDLQKRLKKK; encoded by the coding sequence GTGCCGCAAAAAACCAGTGATACGCCAATGATGCAACAGTATAATGCGATTAAGGCGCAGTATCCGGATGCATTTTTATTTTATCGAATTGGCGATTTTTACGAATTGTTCAACGATGATGCCATTAAAGGCGCACAGTTGCTTGAGCTGACCTTGACGGCACGAAATAAGAGTGCGGATGATCCGATTCCGATGGCGGGGGTGCCGCATCATGCGGTGCAGAGTTATGTTGATATTCTGATTGATCATGGGTATAAAGTCGCTATCTGTGAGCAAATGGAAGATCCTAAAAAAGCCGTGGGGATGGTCAAGCGCGCCGTGATCCAGCTGATTACCCCGGGGACCAATGTCGACATCAAAGCCGGCGCCGCAAAGACAAATAATTACATTACTGCTGTTTTGCCACACGCTGGCGGTTATGCCTTTGCTTATGGCGATGTTTCCACCGGCGAGCTGAAGGTGACCGATCTCAAAAGTAAATTTGCCTTGGAAAACGAATTGAGTGCCCTCGCGACCAAAGAAATCGTGGTGCCAGAAGACCTGACTGATGATGACGCAGCCATGTTGAAAAAAGGCGAGCGTTTGTTGTCAGTTCAGCCTGACAGTCAGCCAACGAGTGAAGGCAGTTATGTGTCGCAAGATCTGACCGATCCCGCCGAAGCCGCCGTTGTGCAAATGCTGATGGCTTATTTGTTGAACACGCAGAAACGGAGCTTGGCCCATATCCAAAAAGCCGTGGCTTACCAACCGTCAGCGTATCTGGAAATGGATCAGGATGCCCGCAGCAATCTTGATATTCTGCAAAACAGTCGTACCGGGCGCAAAGGCGATACGTTATTGTCTTTGCTGGACGCAACGAAAACCGCGATGGGCGGGCGTTTGCTGAAGCAGTGGTTAGAGCGGCCGCTGCTGGATATTGGCGCGATCAGCGTACGACAAAATCAGGTTCAGGACTTGCTGGATCACTTTTTTGAACGTAGCGAGTTACAGGAACGTCTGACAAAGGTTTATGATCTGGAGCGGTTAGCCGGTCGCGTGGCTTTTGGTACGGTTAACGGGCGCGACTTGATTCAGCTGCAAACTTCACTTGATCAGGTGCCGGCGATTCAGGATGTCTTAAGCAAGCTTGATGATGGCAGTTTTAAGGCACTTCGCGGTAAAATCGACCCAGTCAGTGATGTTGCCGGGTTGATTCGCCGGGCGATCGAGCCGGAGCCGCCGATTTCGGTGACCGACGGCGGCCTGATTTTACGCGGCTACAATAAGAAGTTAGACGAGTACCGCGATGCCATGAAGAATTCCAAGCAGTGGATTGCGGAACTGGAAGCATCAGAACGCAAGGCCACCGGCATCCACAACTTGAAAATCCGTTATAACAAGGTGTTTGGCTACTTTATCGAGGTTACTAAGTCCAATTTGGACAAGGTACCGGAAGGCCGCTACGAGCGCAAACAGACGCTGACAAATGCCGAACGGTTTATCACGCCTGAGCTGAAGGAAAAAGAAACCTTGATTCTTGAAGCACAGGAAAGTTCAACCGCGCTGGAGTATGATCTTTTTCAGGATATTCGCGATCAGGTCAAAGCTCAGATTAAACGACTCCAAGCGTTAGCCGCCCAGATTTCGGCATTGGATGTCTTGCAAAGTTTTGCGACAGTGGCTGAAAACAATCACTATGTCCGGCCGACGATGCATGCCGGCACCCACGACATTAATGTTAAAGGCGGCCGCCATCCGGTTGTCGAACACGTTTTGGGGCAAGACAGCTATATCCCTAACGATGTCATCATGGATCAGGATACGGATATGCTGCTGATTACCGGCCCTAACATGTCCGGGAAAAGTACCTACATGCGGCAGTTGGCGTTAATTGTGATCATGGCACAAGCTGGATCATTCGTCCCGGCTGATGCTGCGGATTTACCGATTTTTGATCAAATCTTCACCCGCATTGGCGCGGCGGACGACTTGGCGAATGGGGAAAGCACGTTTATGGTCGAAATGCTAGAGGCCAACGCGGCACTGAGTCATGCAACGGCTTCGAGTCTGATTCTCTTTGATGAAATCGGACGCGGAACGGCGACTTATGATGGCATGGCGCTGGCACAGGCGATTATCGAATATTTGCATGATCACGTGCATGCCAAGACGCTATTTTCCACCCATTATCATGAACTGACCAGTCTGTCGGATTCATTGGCGAAGCTCAAGAATGTCCATGTCGGTGCGGTCGAAGAGCATGGCAACCTGGTTTTCCTGCACAAAATGATGCCGGGGCCGGCAGATAAAAGCTATGGGATTCATGTGGCCAAATTGGCTGGCCTGCCGTCAGACTTATTGAATCGTGCCGATGCGATTCTGAAGCAGCTTGAAGCCGCCACGCCGGAGAAAACCGTGCCTGCAGCCCCAAGCCAGGTGACGGACCAACAATTGTCGCTTTTTGAAGAGCCTAAACCGCAACCGAAGAACAGTCCGATTTTGGCGAAACTAGCTAAGTTTGATTTGATGGATGCGACGCCAATGGACGCCATGAATTTGATTTTCGACCTTCAGAAACGTTTAAAGAAGAAGTGA
- a CDS encoding APC family permease produces the protein MMHLKRLFIGRPLKSSEEGGQQLNIFKALAMLSSDALSSVAYGTEQIVLVLTTLSAAAIWYSLPIAAFVLVLLISLTLSYRQIIHAYPSGGGAYVVASENLGRNAGLTAGASLLIDYMLTVSVSVSAGAEAITSAIPALYGHQVAISLIIIFILMGMNLRGMSESANFLMIPVYLFVLVMTVMIVWGLYQVVSGAIPYKATSLVGAAIPGVSMALIFRAFSSGSSSLTGVEAISNAVPFFKLPKEKNAAKTLAIMAGILGFFFAGITFLNYWYGLVPMAKVTVLSQVAKETFGGTGIMYYVVQFATALILAVAANTGFSAFPVLAFNLAKDKFMPHMYLDRGDRLGYSNGILTLALGSAALITIFQGSTERLIPLYAVGVFIPFTLSQTGMIIHWFRHRGKGWIGKTVANLSGALISFAILVILFAYRLFDIWPFFIVMPLAIFMFYKIHDHYRKVAAQLRLPADVEEHEYDGSTVIVLVGNVTRVTRAALNYAQSIGDYVIAMHVSMDENPNKEKETQSEFRADFPDVRFVDIHSSYRSIEVPTIRFVDIVARNAAKRNFTTTVLIPQFVPRKKWQNILHNQTNFRLRAAFASRENVIIATYSYHLKK, from the coding sequence ATGATGCACTTGAAACGGCTGTTCATTGGGCGGCCTTTGAAATCTTCCGAGGAAGGTGGTCAACAGCTTAACATCTTCAAAGCATTGGCGATGCTGTCGTCAGATGCTTTGTCCAGTGTGGCTTATGGGACCGAGCAGATTGTCTTGGTCCTCACGACACTGTCGGCTGCGGCAATTTGGTATTCGTTACCGATTGCGGCGTTCGTTTTAGTCTTGCTGATTTCGCTGACACTTTCATATCGGCAGATTATCCATGCTTACCCTAGTGGTGGCGGAGCCTATGTTGTTGCCAGCGAGAATTTGGGCCGCAATGCCGGTTTAACGGCCGGTGCTTCGTTGCTGATTGATTACATGCTGACGGTATCGGTTTCGGTTTCGGCCGGCGCCGAGGCGATCACTAGTGCGATTCCTGCGCTGTATGGCCATCAGGTGGCGATTTCGCTGATCATCATTTTTATCTTGATGGGCATGAACTTACGTGGCATGAGCGAATCGGCTAATTTTCTGATGATTCCGGTTTATCTATTTGTGCTTGTGATGACCGTGATGATCGTCTGGGGACTTTATCAGGTTGTCAGTGGTGCCATTCCGTATAAGGCAACTTCACTGGTCGGCGCAGCGATTCCCGGCGTGTCGATGGCGTTGATTTTCCGGGCGTTTTCCAGCGGATCCAGTTCACTGACCGGGGTTGAAGCGATCAGTAATGCGGTGCCGTTTTTCAAGTTGCCCAAGGAAAAGAATGCAGCCAAAACGTTAGCGATTATGGCTGGCATTCTGGGGTTCTTCTTTGCCGGGATCACGTTCTTGAACTACTGGTATGGTTTAGTGCCGATGGCGAAGGTGACGGTACTTTCACAGGTTGCCAAAGAAACATTTGGTGGCACCGGCATCATGTATTATGTCGTTCAATTTGCGACCGCGTTAATTTTGGCGGTTGCTGCCAACACAGGGTTTTCGGCTTTCCCGGTCTTAGCGTTTAACTTGGCTAAGGACAAGTTTATGCCGCATATGTACCTGGATCGCGGCGATCGGTTGGGTTATTCCAATGGGATTTTGACCTTGGCGCTGGGCTCGGCGGCGTTGATCACCATTTTCCAAGGCTCCACGGAGCGCCTGATTCCGTTGTATGCGGTAGGCGTGTTCATTCCGTTTACGTTGTCGCAAACCGGGATGATCATTCACTGGTTCCGGCACCGCGGCAAGGGCTGGATTGGCAAAACGGTCGCCAACCTTTCTGGTGCATTGATTTCGTTCGCGATTCTGGTCATCTTATTTGCTTACCGGCTGTTTGATATCTGGCCGTTCTTCATCGTCATGCCGCTCGCCATCTTTATGTTTTACAAGATTCATGATCATTATCGTAAAGTGGCCGCGCAGTTACGATTGCCGGCAGATGTTGAGGAGCATGAGTACGATGGCAGCACCGTCATTGTGCTTGTCGGGAATGTGACGCGGGTGACCCGCGCCGCGCTGAATTATGCGCAGTCCATCGGCGATTATGTCATTGCGATGCACGTCTCGATGGATGAGAATCCGAATAAGGAAAAAGAAACGCAAAGCGAATTTCGGGCTGATTTTCCGGATGTCCGGTTTGTCGATATTCACTCGTCGTATCGTTCGATTGAGGTACCGACAATTCGCTTCGTCGACATCGTGGCGCGGAATGCTGCTAAACGCAACTTCACGACCACGGTGCTAATTCCGCAATTCGTACCGCGCAAAAAATGGCAAAATATTCTCCATAACCAAACCAACTTCCGTTTACGCGCTGCGTTTGCAAGCCGCGAAAACGTGATTATTGCCACTTACAGTTATCATTTGAAGAAGTGA